The sequence TTCTTAGATGAAAGCGGTTCTCATGAATATAAAACTTTGAGGGAGAGAACTAAAAAAGTAGGCAATCGTTATTTTGTTCCTTTAGAAGGTTCAAATTTGTCAAGCTTAACGCTTATCTTCGTGCTTGTAAAGCTTTCGGATTATATAAACAAGGTTATCCCTTCTATAATTCAGTGGAAGTATAAAACTTTCAAATATGGAGAAAGTGTAATTTTGCACTTTGCGGATATGAAATCCCATAAAAATGGGTTTGAAAAAATAGATACCCCAGAAAAATTGGAGCATGTTGTAAGCTCATTTGCAGAAGTGATCAGCAAGCTTCCTATAGAGTTCATTGTTTTATCTATAGATAAAGTTGAAATGCTGAACAAATATTCGCGTCCAGCTCACCCCTATCTATTCGCCTCAGAGATTTTCTTACAAAGGATGGGCTATATAGTAGAACAGCACAAAATTCCCAAAATTCGCGTTCTTTTTGAATCAAGAAACAAAGGGGCAGATACGATTCTTAAGAAAAGGTGGGTAGAGTCAATTAAAAACCCATCAAATAAAAATTACAATATAGAAGACTTAAAAAAAGCTCAAAAAGCAGAATGGCAT is a genomic window of Mesoaciditoga lauensis cd-1655R = DSM 25116 containing:
- a CDS encoding DUF3800 domain-containing protein, yielding MAFLDESGSHEYKTLRERTKKVGNRYFVPLEGSNLSSLTLIFVLVKLSDYINKVIPSIIQWKYKTFKYGESVILHFADMKSHKNGFEKIDTPEKLEHVVSSFAEVISKLPIEFIVLSIDKVEMLNKYSRPAHPYLFASEIFLQRMGYIVEQHKIPKIRVLFESRNKGADTILKKRWVESIKNPSNKNYNIEDLKKAQKAEWHFHRASKQKNIIGLQIADMFATALARKSEEYFYNKVSRSPFKKSLDILYKCATGKIANKYEGNHVFFPKK